A region of the Lysobacter sp. K5869 genome:
GCGGCCAGCCGCCGATCGCCTTCGAGATCAATCCCGACGCCGGCCAGTCCATCGGCATCAGCCTGGAACCGGGCCGTGCCTCGGGCGCGCTGGTCAATCTGGTCGGGCGGATCGATGCGCGCTGCGAGGTGCAGCTGCAAGGCTGCGACCGCGCGCAATTGCTGGCCGGCTTGCTGCAGTTGGTCGCCACGCTGCGCAAGCAGGCCAATGCGCGGCTGTGGGGCATCGGCGTGGCCCTGCCCGGCCCGCTCGGCGACACCGAGCTGAGTTTCGTCGGCCCGACCGCGCTGGAAGGCTGGAAGGATCTGTCGATCCTGGATCAGCTGCAGGAAGCCACCGGCCTGCCCTTGTTCCACAGCGTCGACAGCGTCGCCGGCGCGCTCGGCGAGACCTTGTACGGCGTCGCCCGGCATCTGGACAACTTCTTCTACCTGCACCTGAGCATGGGCCTGGGCGGCTCGCTGATCGTCGGCCGCAACAACTACCGCGGCGCCGACGGCAACGCCACCGAGATCGGCCACGTGCCGGTCGTTCCGGGCGGCACGCCGTGCTATTGCGGCAACCAGGGCTGCCTGGAGCGCTATCTGTCGCTGCATTCGCTGGCCGAAGCGCTGGGTCTGGACGACGCAAAAATCCGCACGCCGGATTGGCTCGAGCGCCTCGACGACGCCGCCGACCGCCCCTTGCGGCAGTGGTGCGAACAAGCCTCGCAGCGGCTGCGCGATGCGATCTGCATGATCGAAAACCTGTTCGACCCGCAGACCATCGTCATCGGCGGATCCGCGCCGCAGCGATTGGTGCAGCGGCTGGTCGAACTGGCCCAGCCGCTGCACCGCTCGGTGCGCGGCCGCCCGGACCCGCAGCTGCCGCGGGTGATGATTTCCCAGCGCGAGGAAGACTGCTCGCTGCTCGGCGCCGCGGTGCTGCCGATCCACGAACTGCTCTCGCCGCGCCTGGAAGGGGTGCAGAAGGACGAGCTCGCCGACCTCCAGGCGGCCGAGCTGCTCGGTCACCGACCGGCCGTCGGAGGACGCCGCATTTAATTAAACTTCCACTGGATATTTTTATTGACGAGACGGAATCGGGGTGCCTATAGTCGGCCCCCATGAAGCTCGATCAGCCCCCTTTCGCCCCGCCCCGCTTCAGCATCGTCGGCGACGTCAGCGTCGATCTGGTGCTGGGCACGCTCGATCGCTGGCCCAAGATCGGCACCGAACAGCTGCTGCCGCGCAGCGAACTGCGCGCCGGCGGCTCGGCCGCCAATGCCGCCCTCGCCGCCCGCCATCTCGGCCTGAGCCCGCATCTGATCGGCGCGATCGGCGACGACGACCTCGCCCAATGGCTGCTGCTGCAACTGGCCGGCATCCGCGTCGAACTGCAGACCTGCGCCAGCGACACCACGATGTCGGTCGGGCTGCTGCACACCGGCGGCGAGCGCACCTTCTTCACCAGCTACGGGCATTTGCAGCATCTGACGCCCGACTTCGTGCTCCAGCACCTGCCGCCAGCGCCGGCCGGCAGCGTCGCCTTGTTCACCGCGCCGTTCCTGCTGCCGGGCCTGCGCGGCCAGTTCGGCGAACTGCTGGCGCAGGCCTCGCGCCAGGGCTACGAGGTCGCGCTCGACACCGGCTGGCCGCCGGAAGGCTGGACGCCGCAGGTGCTGCGCGAAGTCGAAGGCTGGCTCGCGCATTGCGACCATCTGCTGGTCAACGAGTTGGAAGCGACGAGCCTCGCCGACCGCCACGACGACGGCGCCGATCTCGACGCCGCCGTGCGCCGCGTCGCCGAACGGCTCAAGCCCGGCGCCCATCTGATCGTCAAGCTCGGCGCCGCCGGCGCGCTCGGCCACGTCGACGGCCGCACCACCCGCTACGCCACGCAGGCGGCGCACGACATCTTCGACACCGTCGGCGCCGGCGACAGCTTCAACACCGGCTATCTGGCGGCACGTTTGAACCGCGCCGGCCTGCACGACGCGCTCGCCGCCGGTTGCCGCACCGCCGCGGCGATCCTGCCGCGCTTCCCGCGCAAGCGCATCGCCGCGGGCGAACTCTCCTACTGCCTGCAGCCGCACTCCTGACCCGAGGCACGCGCATGAAGCACCGGCCCTTGATCATCGGCTACCTCCTCCTGATCTGGTTCGCGATCTCCTTCATCACCAATCTGATCGGGCCGCTGATGCCGATCGCGATCCAGGACTTCAAGCTCAGCCTGACCATGGCCGGCTTCATGCCGTTCTCGTTCTTCCTCGCCTACGGCCTGATCTCGATTCCCGGCGGGCTGCTGATCGAAATCCGCGGCACCCGCTTCACCTTGTTCGCCGCGTTCGCGCTGAACTTCCTCGGCGCGCTGGCCATCGCGCTGATTCCCGGCTACGTCTCGGTCGTGGCCGGCCTGTTCGTGATCGGGTTGGGGATGGCGCTGTTGCAGGTGGTGATCAACCCGCTGATGCGCACCGCCGGCGGCGAGCAGCACTTCGCCTTCTTCTCGGTGATGGCGCAGCTGGTGTTCGGCCTCGCCTCCTTCCTCAGCCCGCTCGCGTTCCGGCTCTACATGCAGCGGCCCGGCGTGGAAGGACAACCGCTGGCGTGGCTGAACTTCTATTGGTACTTCAGCGCCGCCTTCGTGCTGCTGGCCCTGCTCAACTACAAGCTGCCGCTGCCGGCGGTGGAATTGAAGGACGACGAGCGCGCCGGCAGCCGCGAAGCCTATCGCAGCCTGCTGCGGCGCCGCGACGTGCGCCTGTTCTTTCTCGCCATCGTCGCCTATGTCGGCACCGAGCAATCGCTCGCCAATTGGATGTCGCAGTTCCTGCACAGCTACCACGGCCTGTCGGCCACCGAACAAGGCGCGATCGCGGTCAGCCGCTTCTGGGGCTTGATGTCGCTGGGCTGTCTGGTCGGACTGGGGCTGCTGAAACTGCTGGATTCCAAGTGGGTGCTGGCGATCTTCGCGACGCTGGCCATCGGCTGCCTCGCCCTCGCCCTCCTCGGTTCCGCGGCCGTGTCCCTGCAGGCGTTTCCGGCCGCGGGCTTTTTCTTGTCGGTGATGTTCTCGGTGATCTTCTCGCTGGGCCTCAACTCGGTCAGCCAACACCACGGCGCGTTCTCGGGAATCCTGTGCACCGGCATCCTCGGCGGCGCCGTGGTGCCGTTGCTGATCGGCGTGATCGCCGACCACTGGGGCCTGCGCATCGGCCTGTCGCTGGTCGTCCTCCCCTTGCTCTACATCCTCAGCGTCTCGCTGTGGGCCAAGCCCTTGGTCCGCAACCAGACCGTGTACTCCGCCAAGAACACGCCCGCCTCGCCCTGACCCGGGCCACAGCGCCACCGCGCGGGCCCGCCGGCCCGAGTCGCCGCACAACCAGGAGCCAACGATGAAAAAGCATCCCCGCGAGGTTCGACCGACCGGCCTCGCCGCCGCGGTGGCCGCGGTCTTGATCGGCTGCGCCGCCGCGCCGGCGATGGCGCAGTCCGCCGCGGCCGGGCAAGACAAGCAGGCCGAGGCCGCGCGCGCCGACGCCGGCCAGACCGACGCGGGCGACGCCCGCGCCACCCTGGAAACCGTGCGCGTGTCCGCCACGCGCCTGGAATCGGATCTGCTGAAAACGCCGGTGACGGTCACCGCCGTCACCCAGGACGCGTTGACCCGCGAAGGCGTGCGCGACGTGCGCGGCCTGTCCGGCAAGATGCCGAACGTGCAGATCGCTTCGGGCCCGGATTCGGGCGTGCAGGTCAGCATCCGCGGCATCGGCGCCAACAACTTCACCGAGATCGGCGACCCGGCCGTCGGCCTGCACGTGGGCGGTTTGTACTCGCCGCGGCCGCAAGGCGCGCTGGCGCTGATGTTCGACGTCGATCAGGTCGAAGTGCTGCGCGGCCCGCAAGGCACGCTGTTCGGGCGCAACTCCACCGGCGGCAGCATCAACATCATCCCGGCCAAGCCGCGCTTCGATTCGACCTTCGGCAGCGCCGAGATCGACGTGGGCAGCTACAACCTGCGCCAGCTCAACCTGATCCAGAACATCGCCGTGAACGACCGCTTCGCCCTGCGCCTGTCGGCGACCAAGGTCGAGCGCGACGGCTGGATCCATCAGCAGCAGGACTTCACCGACGCCAACATCCCCGAACGCGGCTTCATCCCCGACGGCATCCCGGACGTGGACCAGCGCCGCAACGTCAAGGTCGGCCGCGACAAGTACTACTACAACCGCGACGAATGGGCGGTGCGTCTGGCCGCGCGCTTCGCCTTCAGCGACAGCGTCGAGTGGCTGCTGGCCTACGAGAAGTTCCAGAACGACGGCGCCGGCCAGGTCGCGCTGAAGGACTGCGATCAGGCCGCCGGCACCCGCTTCGCCTGCACCGGCGGCAAGTGGGACGTGAAGATCAACGTGCCCGGCAAGACCGACATGTCCATCGACACGGTGCGCTCCAACCTCAGCTGGTTCCTCAGCGACGCCAACAGCATCGAATACAACTTCGCCTTCGCCGTGCAGAAGCGCTCGCAAATCGCCGACGACGACGGCGGCTATCACGAGATTCCCTCGCAAGTGACCGCCACCTGGCCGGTGCCGGCCGAGGGCGACTGGGGCATCTGGCCGATCCGCGACAACACCTCGATCACTCTGGACTCGAAGTACAAGTCGTTCGTGCACGAGCTGCAGTTCAAGCATCAGGGCGAGCGCCTGAGCTTGGTGTCGGGCCTGTTCTGGATGCGCGAGAAGAACGCGATCGACTACGCGCAGGAGATGCTGGTCAACGCGCCTTACGGTTATCCGATCAGCCAGTACTACCACCAGCCCAATCGCCAGATCGACGCCAAGGCGATCTTCACCCAGGCCGACTGGCGCTTCGCGCCGACCTGGACCGCGACCATGGGCGCGCGCTACAGCCGCGACGCCAAGACCGACCGCGGCGGCCGCGTGTACGGCGGCTGGGACACAGAATCCACCGCTTATTACAACGGCCACTACGATCCGGGCACGCCGGGCGAACCGGGCTTTCGCCCGCACAACGGCCGCGACCTGACCCACCAGATGGGCCCGTTCGCCGGCATCGACGCGTACAAGCTGTGGGGGCCGCCGGCCGAGAACGCGCATTCCGAATCCTGGCGCAAGTTCACTTACCGCCTGGGCCTGACCAAGAATCTGTCCGACGACGAGATCGTGTTCGCCTCGCTGTCCACCGGCTACAAGGCCGGCGGCTTCGGCGACAAGGACGACGCCTGCGACGGCAAGGTCTGCATCGACGGCCCGCCGGGCCCGCACTACACCTTCTTCCCGTACAAGCCCGAGACCGTCACCAACTTCGAGATCGGCTATAAGGGCCTGCTGCTGGACAAGCGCCTGAGCCTGTCGGTGACCGCGTTCTACAGCCGCTACAAGGACATGCAGGTCACCGGCGACTTCTACGCGTCGAAGGTGCATGTCGAGGAACCCTGTCCGGCGCAAAACCCGACCTGCGACGTGATCAAGAAATGGCAGACGGTCAACGTCGGCGTGGTCAACATCCCGGGCCTGGAAGTGGAAGTGGACTACCTGCCCACGCCCAACACCCGCATCGGCGGCTTCTTCTCCTACATCGACAGCAAGATCAAGGACTACCCGACCTTCAGCGACGAATGGAACTGCGGCGTGCGCGCCGAGTTCGGCGCGCCGCCGTGTCCCGAGCCGTACCAGGGCTCCGACCCGCAGCTGGCCGGCCGCCAGATCTACGACATCACCGGCCATCATCTGCCGATGACGCCGAAGTTCACCGCCGGCGTCAACGTCTCGCACACCTTCAAGTTCGCCAACGGCTACGAGCTGGTGCCGTGGGCCAGCGTGAAGTGGCAGGACAAGATGTACTTCACCCTGCGCAACCTCGACAACGCCCATGTCTCCGACGCGCAGAAGGCGTACACGACGGTCGATGCGAGTTTGAGTTTGAAGTCGCCGTCGTTCTGGCGCGCCGAGCTGTACGTGCTCAACGCCACCGACAAGATGAGCAAGAACTGGGCCGACGATGCCGGCGGGTTCATTCGTGCGTATTGGAACGATCCGCGCACGGTGGGCTTGCGGGTGCGCTTCGACTACTGAGGCGGGCGTCGCGGCAGGCCGGGTTCTTCGTCCCGTGGGCGGGGAATCGGCCGCGCGGCATCGGAAAACGCTCGCACACGCGCGATGCGCGAACGCGCGAAGCCTCGGCTCATTCGCCGACGGCCGCCGCGCGGCTGCGACGCGGCGCGAACACGGCGATTACTGTGGCGCCCGTCACGCTCGACGGGCGCCCCCATGTGCTGAATTCGGCTGAATGATTCATCTGAATCCTGATCGAGCCCTCCGTGGCGCCGCGACGCGGTAGAACGGAGGCGCTTGCGTTGCGCGGTGCGGCCGGAACAGGGGCTGGCCGGCGTCGGCCGAACGGTCGGCGCGATCCGCCGACGCAAGGCCGGGCCGCTCGCGGCCTCGGCGCTCGGCGTCCGAACCGGAACGGTCCGGATCGAACCCTGCGGCCTGCGCGACGCGCCGGGCGCCCCGTCCAGGAAGACACGCACCATGAATGCAGCCGTTTCCCCCAGCGCCGCCGGCGCCCTCCCGACCGATCAGGCCGCGCAGGGCGAAACCCTCGGCGATCTCGCCGTGCGCCACGGCGTCTCTTCGGCCGCGATCTTGCGGGCCAATCCCGAACTGTTTCGCGAACAGCTGATGCGCGACGCCAATGCGGCGCTGCTGCGCGCCGACTCGCTGCCCGCCCCGGGCGCGCCGCTGGCGATTCCGCCGCAGCCGCAGAGCGTGCGCGAACGCGTCGACGGCCCGTTCGTCGCGGCCCAGCGCGAATTCAAGACCGAGCTGTCGGGCACGGTGAGCGAGAGCCATACGCAAAAAACCGCGACGGGACAGGAAGTCAAATACAAGACGGCGCAGGAAGTCGTCTGGAATCCCGGCAACGGCGAAATCACCGTCAGCGTCGCGAACTCGAACGCGGCCAAGACCGAAGTCGGCGACAAGACCCAGGGATTGGCCGGCGTGCAACAGGTGGTCGGCACCAGCGAAGTGTCGGTGAAGGCGACCGCGGCGAACGCCACCGAATTCAAGGTCAAATCCGAGTTGGCCACCAGCTTCGCCGCCACCGCCCAGGGGCGCGACAAAGGCCTCGGCCTCGGCCACGAAGAGGAACGCAAGCAAAGCACCAGCTACACGGTGACGATCCCCAACCGGCCCGGCGAAACCCAGATCGATCGCGCCGGCCAGGCGGCGAAGATCAATCCTTACGATCCGACCACCATTCCCGAAGGCGTCACCGTCATCAAGGAATCCGAGGCGTTCTCCAAGAGCGAATCGCGTCTGTCCTACGGCCATTTCACCGCTACCGACGGAGTGACCCGCACGCCCGGCCACAGCGTTTCGGTCTCGCGCACCGGCACGGTGGTCAACGTGTCGATCGCCGACAGCGAGAAACTGCGCACGCCGCTGGGCCTGAGCGGCAAGTTCGACGCCGAGGCGGAGATCAAGGGCGTCAAGGTCGGCACCGGCGTCGGCGGGTCGGTGGAGTTCGGCGGCCGCTACGAAGACAAGCAGCAGGTGTCGGCCAGCTTCGACATCGCCACGCCCTCGGGTCAGGCGGCTTATTCGCATTTCATTTCCACCGGCCAAATCGCGGCCAAGACGCCCGGCGTCGGCAGCGTGACCACCGAAACCGGCTACACCTGGAAAGACGGCTTCAAAGTCGAGACCAACGTCAAGATCAACGGCGCGGTCGGCGGAACGGAGCTGGAACTGGAGGGGAAAAGCGCGTTGAGCTTCGAGGGCGCGCCCAGCGGCACCACCCGCACGCAGTACCCGGACAAGTCTTTCGCCGAAACCTACACCAACGCCATCGACGCCGTGCCGGTGCGCGGTCGCCGTTTCTACGACGAGAACGGCGCGGAAATTCCGTCGCAGCGCAGCTACGAGTATGAGGTCAAGCTCAGCGGCCTGGACCCGGCGCAGCAGAAGGAGGCCGCCGAGAAGCTCAACCACGCGCTCACCGGGCGCGCCGACGGCCCCGTTCGCCCCGGCCAGGACTTCACGCTGAAGTTCGACGAGGCGCAAATGCAGGCGCTCAAGTCGCGGGTCCAGGCGGTCTCGCCGAACTTGGAAGGCGACAATTCCAACCAGGCGATCAAGGCGCTGCAGGAAAAAACCGCGAACAAGGGCAGCGAGCAATTCGGTTTGTGGCTCGGCGCCGAACTGGGCCGCGAAGGCGTCGGCCGTTTCGCCGATCGCTTGGACAAGATCGCGCAGCCCGACCGGAACGGGCCGAATCCGCTGCCGCCGTTCAAGCTCGATGCCGCCGTGGTCGACAACGGCAAGGCGGTCGCGGCCACGCAGGCCGGCGCCGCGACGCCGGCGCCCGCGGTCGCCGCTCAACCGGCCGCGCCGGCGCCCGCCGCCGCGCCGCAAAGCGATCCCTTGCAGGACAAGATCCGCGCCGGCGTGCGCGGCCTGGACCAATCGATCGGCAAGCCTTGGGACG
Encoded here:
- a CDS encoding ROK family transcriptional regulator, giving the protein MNTGRGATQQSSAPYNRRLVLDFIRQHGAASRKDIQEKVSLSPQTVANITNELESIGLIVSRRQKDLKTRGQPPIAFEINPDAGQSIGISLEPGRASGALVNLVGRIDARCEVQLQGCDRAQLLAGLLQLVATLRKQANARLWGIGVALPGPLGDTELSFVGPTALEGWKDLSILDQLQEATGLPLFHSVDSVAGALGETLYGVARHLDNFFYLHLSMGLGGSLIVGRNNYRGADGNATEIGHVPVVPGGTPCYCGNQGCLERYLSLHSLAEALGLDDAKIRTPDWLERLDDAADRPLRQWCEQASQRLRDAICMIENLFDPQTIVIGGSAPQRLVQRLVELAQPLHRSVRGRPDPQLPRVMISQREEDCSLLGAAVLPIHELLSPRLEGVQKDELADLQAAELLGHRPAVGGRRI
- a CDS encoding carbohydrate kinase family protein; the protein is MKLDQPPFAPPRFSIVGDVSVDLVLGTLDRWPKIGTEQLLPRSELRAGGSAANAALAARHLGLSPHLIGAIGDDDLAQWLLLQLAGIRVELQTCASDTTMSVGLLHTGGERTFFTSYGHLQHLTPDFVLQHLPPAPAGSVALFTAPFLLPGLRGQFGELLAQASRQGYEVALDTGWPPEGWTPQVLREVEGWLAHCDHLLVNELEATSLADRHDDGADLDAAVRRVAERLKPGAHLIVKLGAAGALGHVDGRTTRYATQAAHDIFDTVGAGDSFNTGYLAARLNRAGLHDALAAGCRTAAAILPRFPRKRIAAGELSYCLQPHS
- a CDS encoding MFS transporter; the protein is MKHRPLIIGYLLLIWFAISFITNLIGPLMPIAIQDFKLSLTMAGFMPFSFFLAYGLISIPGGLLIEIRGTRFTLFAAFALNFLGALAIALIPGYVSVVAGLFVIGLGMALLQVVINPLMRTAGGEQHFAFFSVMAQLVFGLASFLSPLAFRLYMQRPGVEGQPLAWLNFYWYFSAAFVLLALLNYKLPLPAVELKDDERAGSREAYRSLLRRRDVRLFFLAIVAYVGTEQSLANWMSQFLHSYHGLSATEQGAIAVSRFWGLMSLGCLVGLGLLKLLDSKWVLAIFATLAIGCLALALLGSAAVSLQAFPAAGFFLSVMFSVIFSLGLNSVSQHHGAFSGILCTGILGGAVVPLLIGVIADHWGLRIGLSLVVLPLLYILSVSLWAKPLVRNQTVYSAKNTPASP
- a CDS encoding TonB-dependent receptor; amino-acid sequence: MKKHPREVRPTGLAAAVAAVLIGCAAAPAMAQSAAAGQDKQAEAARADAGQTDAGDARATLETVRVSATRLESDLLKTPVTVTAVTQDALTREGVRDVRGLSGKMPNVQIASGPDSGVQVSIRGIGANNFTEIGDPAVGLHVGGLYSPRPQGALALMFDVDQVEVLRGPQGTLFGRNSTGGSINIIPAKPRFDSTFGSAEIDVGSYNLRQLNLIQNIAVNDRFALRLSATKVERDGWIHQQQDFTDANIPERGFIPDGIPDVDQRRNVKVGRDKYYYNRDEWAVRLAARFAFSDSVEWLLAYEKFQNDGAGQVALKDCDQAAGTRFACTGGKWDVKINVPGKTDMSIDTVRSNLSWFLSDANSIEYNFAFAVQKRSQIADDDGGYHEIPSQVTATWPVPAEGDWGIWPIRDNTSITLDSKYKSFVHELQFKHQGERLSLVSGLFWMREKNAIDYAQEMLVNAPYGYPISQYYHQPNRQIDAKAIFTQADWRFAPTWTATMGARYSRDAKTDRGGRVYGGWDTESTAYYNGHYDPGTPGEPGFRPHNGRDLTHQMGPFAGIDAYKLWGPPAENAHSESWRKFTYRLGLTKNLSDDEIVFASLSTGYKAGGFGDKDDACDGKVCIDGPPGPHYTFFPYKPETVTNFEIGYKGLLLDKRLSLSVTAFYSRYKDMQVTGDFYASKVHVEEPCPAQNPTCDVIKKWQTVNVGVVNIPGLEVEVDYLPTPNTRIGGFFSYIDSKIKDYPTFSDEWNCGVRAEFGAPPCPEPYQGSDPQLAGRQIYDITGHHLPMTPKFTAGVNVSHTFKFANGYELVPWASVKWQDKMYFTLRNLDNAHVSDAQKAYTTVDASLSLKSPSFWRAELYVLNATDKMSKNWADDAGGFIRAYWNDPRTVGLRVRFDY
- a CDS encoding LysM domain-containing protein: MNAAVSPSAAGALPTDQAAQGETLGDLAVRHGVSSAAILRANPELFREQLMRDANAALLRADSLPAPGAPLAIPPQPQSVRERVDGPFVAAQREFKTELSGTVSESHTQKTATGQEVKYKTAQEVVWNPGNGEITVSVANSNAAKTEVGDKTQGLAGVQQVVGTSEVSVKATAANATEFKVKSELATSFAATAQGRDKGLGLGHEEERKQSTSYTVTIPNRPGETQIDRAGQAAKINPYDPTTIPEGVTVIKESEAFSKSESRLSYGHFTATDGVTRTPGHSVSVSRTGTVVNVSIADSEKLRTPLGLSGKFDAEAEIKGVKVGTGVGGSVEFGGRYEDKQQVSASFDIATPSGQAAYSHFISTGQIAAKTPGVGSVTTETGYTWKDGFKVETNVKINGAVGGTELELEGKSALSFEGAPSGTTRTQYPDKSFAETYTNAIDAVPVRGRRFYDENGAEIPSQRSYEYEVKLSGLDPAQQKEAAEKLNHALTGRADGPVRPGQDFTLKFDEAQMQALKSRVQAVSPNLEGDNSNQAIKALQEKTANKGSEQFGLWLGAELGREGVGRFADRLDKIAQPDRNGPNPLPPFKLDAAVVDNGKAVAATQAGAATPAPAVAAQPAAPAPAAAPQSDPLQDKIRAGVRGLDQSIGKPWDDHSERLSASALLMAEQKGFKPGDTLQVGLSPANGNVAAGANFFVARSGPGASPDPQANWASMPTRDALAVPADQRQQQVADARQQQAHAPAQEQQAATRNQEEASKAVAMK